A region from the Candidatus Tanganyikabacteria bacterium genome encodes:
- a CDS encoding respiratory nitrate reductase subunit gamma, giving the protein MLENFFFVALPYITLLLFVGGSLYRAFTGAKTAFRGKLDWSVRGDLMWTTRSSGFFGRASIGPAVLCLHWGFFILLIGHVAGFIGGATGMRDWVEFFRWVGMFGGILLLYGVTWAFVRRLSSAQLTAMSTREDLIVLLFLIAITAIGLYQSAVKLAFGASFDVGPWFAGIFTFQPDAALIAGAPLLVKTHMVLALTFFAYLPFTKLVHAFSYPFSYASRPPISVRSIVGLKH; this is encoded by the coding sequence GTGCTTGAAAACTTCTTCTTCGTCGCCCTGCCGTACATCACGCTCCTGCTCTTCGTGGGCGGGTCGCTGTACCGCGCCTTCACCGGGGCCAAGACCGCATTCCGGGGCAAGCTGGACTGGAGCGTGCGAGGCGACCTCATGTGGACCACGCGCTCCTCGGGCTTCTTCGGCCGCGCCTCGATCGGCCCGGCGGTCCTGTGCCTGCACTGGGGCTTCTTCATCCTGCTGATCGGCCACGTCGCGGGCTTCATCGGCGGGGCGACGGGCATGCGCGACTGGGTGGAATTCTTCCGCTGGGTCGGCATGTTCGGCGGCATCCTGCTGCTCTACGGCGTCACCTGGGCGTTCGTGCGCCGGCTCTCTTCAGCGCAGCTCACGGCCATGAGCACCCGCGAGGACCTGATCGTGCTGCTCTTCCTGATCGCCATCACGGCGATCGGGCTGTACCAGTCGGCCGTGAAGCTGGCGTTCGGCGCGTCGTTCGACGTGGGCCCCTGGTTCGCGGGCATCTTCACCTTCCAGCCTGATGCCGCGCTCATCGCGGGCGCCCCGTTGCTCGTGAAGACCCACATGGTCCTGGCGCTCACCTTCTTCGCGTACCTGCCGTTCACCAAGCTGGTGCACGCGTTCAGCTACCCGTTCAGCTACGCCTCGCGGCCGCCCATATCGGTGCGGAGCATCGTGGG